The genomic region gggaggctgatctctaaaattaaccctgcaagctccctacaagctacctaatttaaccccttcactgctgggcataattcacgtgtggtgcgcagcagcatttagcggccttctaattaccaaaaagcaacgccaaagccatataagtctgctatttctgaacaaaggggatcccagagatgcttttacaacaatttctgccataatagcacaagctgtttgtaaataatttcagtgagaaacctaaaattgtgaaaaatttaaagtttttttttttatttgctcgcatttggcggtgaaatggtggcataaaatataccaaaatgggcctagatcaatacttggggttgtctactacactaaagctaaaattaaccctacaagctccctacaagctccctaattaaccccttcactcctgggcataaaacatgtgtggtgcgcagcggcatttagcggccttctaattaccaaaaagcaaccacaaagccatataagtctgttatttctgaaaaaggggatcccagagaagcatttacaaccatttgtgccataattgcagaagctgtttgtaaataatttcagtgggaaacctaaagtttgtgacaaaatttgtgaaaaagtgaactttttttttttttttatcgcatttgccggtgaaatggtggcatgaaatataccaaaatgggcctagatcaatactttgggatgtcttctaaaacaaaatatatacatgtcaagggatattcaggtattcctgacagatatcagggttccaaagtaactagcgctcattttgaaaaaaagtggtttggaaatagcaaagtgctacttgtatttattgccccataaattgcaaaaaaagcaaagaacatgtaaacattgggtatttctaaactcaggacaaaatttataaactatttagcatgggtgttttttggtgattgtagatgtgtaacagattttgggggtcaaagttagaaaaagcgtgtttttttccattttttcctcatatttcatctttctttttagtaaattataagatatgatgaaaataatggtatctttagaaagtccatttaatgatgagagaaacagtatataatatgtgtgggtacagtaaacgagtaagaggaaaattacagctaaacgcaaacactgcagaaatgtaaaaatagccattgtcattaagggtaagaaaattgaaaaatggtccggtcattaaggggttaataactttttacctttgtgattaccttgtatctaagcttcttctgacagccccctgatcacatgacattttagttATTATcacaggagtgatcacaatgttatctatatggtttacatgaactagcactcccctgttgtgaaaaagctaatacaaaagcatgtgataagaggctgtatatAATGGCttggaaacaggcagacatttagaggtttcaatgttataaagtatattaatataacaatgttggttgtgcatagctgggggatgggtagtaaaggtgttatcaatctttttaaacaataacaattttagtgttgactgtccctttaatcccctttCTGtcatttctttttccttttttttctaacaaaaacaaaaataaaatgaaatcataTTTCATATAAAGTATCCACATACCAATTGCCAAAACTTTATTTAGCTATCATACAGCTGTTCTGCTACGTACAGTGTCTGTAGCTTCAATCTAATCTAAACTTAGAAACATAAACATTGATAGCATATTACAACCACATGACTTCTCTTGTTTGCCCTTTAAATGTCCTTTCTATGTACACAAGATAATGGTgcagggaaataaaagttatatggAAAATGGGTTGATTTTATGACTCATTGTGTAGACTAGCATATTAATAAAAAGTAGACATCAGTAGCTCACACTCTAAAAATACTTTCCATATATTGTTTAGAATCACTGATAACCCCGAGGTCTAGGCGCCAGACTTGAAAATGGAAAAGGCTTAACCACTACTAAAATAGCAGCTAGATAATCTACTAAGAGAACTACAGTATGAGCCATAGCTTTACAGACTTTATTGTGAAAGTCAGAGCTAGGAAAAGCACACAAGCACATTGCTCGGCAAAAAGTCATGGAAGGAGTTACTGTCAGGCACTGGGTGGAAACTCCAGTTCGTTATCAGGAGATGTTTTCAGCAGGAGATCTGGACAACTGTAAACTGGAGCACTCATTCTATGCTCTTCCTGGCCCACACTGTCTGGGTCTTAAAAATAGTCTGAAAGAAGAAGAAGTGGAAGAAAAACTATGtcatgaatataaagaagacataaCCTTGAGGATAATGCTGGACGTGGTTCAGTTCCGCCCAGAAGATATAATTATTCAGGTTTTTGAAGGATGGCTCATTATTAAAGCGGAACACGGAAGCAGAATGGATGAGCATGGATTTGTTTCAAGGAGCTTTACAAGAACATACAAGTTACCAAATGGAACTGAGTCAAAAGACTTGACTGCTGTCTTCTGTCATGATGGAATTCTGGCAGTTGAAATAAAAAAGTGACTTTTTTGGTAATAATTAATGTGGCCTGAAAAATGTTTCATTGTATCTACTATATTTCCTATGATAATATGAATATTTGTGATTGTCATTAAGTCAGTCTGAACTTTTTTAAGTAccataaaatattgttttaaaagaaaagtGTGTTAAAAATGTATCTGTATTAAACTGACAACTATTAGGCGCTTACGATTTCATCTTGTCTGTTCTAAataattttatgaatattttaagcATACAATTTGAATAAAGTTTTAAGTAGTGTTTATATTTTAAGAGAACTATATGACAGCAGCTTTCCATAATGTATAATAATGCTAAAaccaatcttgcaaaactgctgctatataaagCTCCagatacatgcatgctcctgagcctaccaacctgctttccaataaaggataccaacagaacaatgcAAATCTGATAGAAAGaggacatttatttttaaattgaacattatctgaaacatgaaaggatTTGTGGGTTCACATCCTTTTTAACCGTGATATCAGGAGTGAGCTGGGCGTACTGCAGAAGAGGAGTGAGGTAGTGTGTACTGGGGAAATACGGGGCCAGATAAAATATGATAAGTATGGACAGCACTCTTCTAAAGCAGGGGTTCAGCAACCTTGGGCCAGcagagatgttttggaactacatttgccatgatgctgagacaccctttaggctgtctgagcatcatgggaaatgtagttccaaaacatctgggtgcCCAAGGTTGGTGACCCCTGTTCTAAAGGGTAGCTacaatttaaaatgtgttattCCTTTCCATATAGTGGCATAGAAATATTGTGAGCACCACTGAAGAACACATTTTATgtggttatttaaagagacagtaagcagTATAAAGCATGTGTGGTacatttcattaaaatatttatcaGTGATTGCAATTTTTAAAACGGATCTGTAATATTTCTTTGTGAAACACAGAGTTGAAAGTATTGACTAAAAATTGGCAATGCTAAAAACAACCTACTAGTGAAATTGCAAAACATTTACCTATATGtttacattaacacacacatatatatatatatatatgtatatatatatatatgcatataaagagagagctacatagatagatagatagatagatagatagatagatagatagatagatagatagatagatagatagatgatagatagatgcacACAAATACATTGATAAAGTTTGTGGGAGGTGATCATGATTGGGGAGCACACAGGGAGGCAAGTCATTATGCAGGGGGGCCAGTACCCTCGACAAGCCTCTGATTTGCAATTCCAGACACTTCCcattttgagtatttttttttaatttctagatAGGTAGTATGGGCAATGAGATGCTGTAACACTACCCTATATACTCTAGCAAAAGAAGGCACCTGGTATTCAGCATAATTGATTATGGTCCTTCAAGAAGTGTCATCCATGTGCAGTGAACATTGGCTTTATTAGGAAGTGTTGCACACCCTTGTTTTAACTTGTCTCTTCTACACACTTTCATACTGTATAATGgagtttacctatatatatatatatatatatatatatatatatatatatatatatatatatatatatatatatatatatatatatatatatatatatatatatataatacactggAAGAGAGCATTGATAAAATAATCTATAAACAAACACAAGATAAGGTAACCAACACATATTACTACAGGTGCATTGTTCAGTGAGTCACATCAGTTTCAAGGCAACAAAAAGACACATTTTATTTCTTTATGAGTATACAGCAGCTTTTACTAATATGGTATTTATGAAAAGCTCCCACATGTATATAGTATGCTTGTAGGTCTAATCTGTTTGATCCAGTAGTGTAATCATTCTtaacacattttgttttttatggcaCAGAGACCAAAAGTCACCATGCAAACTATAAAATGCTGCACCTGCTGCAACACATGGCTGTTTTCTTGCCAATATAAGCAGGATTATCAGTAACAACCAGCACTATCATTAAATGTGAATATTAGTCATGCAATAGCAATTATGTCATGAAAACTGCTCTCAACGTATTATGTATATCTCTAAACAGTATAGAGATGTTGTAGGGGATAGACTATTAGTAATCtctcacacaacatacatacagtatgcatacatatatagtaaagtacatatatcacataaaagcacatatatgcctttaagagaaaaccCTTTAAGAAATGTTACACTTGTATTTCACTCTGCTGTTCTGTTCTCAATCAGTGTTATTATCTAGAAAGAGTGGGGTGTCACATTCCAAAGGAGATAGGGCTATTCTATGTAAGAATATTCGATTGTTATGAGAACAGTTTTTGCTAAACGCTCGCTAAatgaaataatatgattgacataacttAAGACACATCTGCTAAATTAtactttaattattagaattgatgAGAGGGGACAGAAGGGTTTTGGGTAACATCTTATAGAGAAATCTCAGCACCTGTGAAATTTGCTGCATATGTCCTACTGAATGATGCTGCTGAATGTAGCTACACTCCTCTGCACCATTGTACGCTGTTATTAAAGCCTTAACTAAAACCAGAAGATAAGTAATAcgtttatagtttaatcactgccttgcTGTATTAGCTGATTAATGATTTATGTTATTGCAATAAATCCATAattaacactcagctagattacgagttttgcgttatggctggctcactactaacttgcaagttatttccaccgctcacctttaatagcgctgctattacaggtttgcaaaaaaacggcgttTGCGGGttatatggcagcgttgagctgctttgacgtgctcgtgcacgatttccccatagacatcaatggggagagccggctaaaaaaaagcctaacacctgcaatgacgaagcgtaaagctccgtaatgcagtcccattgatgtctatggggaaagaaaatgtatgtttaaacctaacaccctaacataaaccctaagtctaaactcccctaatctgctgcccccaatgtcgccgccacctacataaatttattaacccctaatctgccacccccaatgtcgccgccacctacctacacttattaacccctaatctgctgccccaatgtcgccgccacctacataaatttattaacccctaatctgccgcccccaatgtcgccaccacctatataaatttattaacccctaatctgccgcccctactatactaaagttattaacccctaaacctctggcctcccacatcattaacactaaataaatatattaacccctaaacctaaccctaagtctaaccctaacataaccctaaccctaacttaaatataattaagataaatctaaataaaacctactattattaactaaataattcctatttaaaactaaatacttacatgtaaaataaaccttaagctagctacaatataactaatagttacattgtagctatcttaggtttatttttatttcacagctaagtttgtatttattttaactaggtagactagttagtaaatagttattaactatttactagctacctagttaaaataaatacaaatgtaccaaataaaacttaacctgagttacactaacacctaacattataataaaattaaataaattaaattaaaaaaataaatgtatctaaattacagaaaaaaataaacactaaattacacaaaataaaaaagaaattatcaaaaataaaaaagaattacacctaatctattagccctatcaaaataaaaaagccccccccccaataataaaacccctagcctacactaaactgccaatagcccttaaaagggccttttgcggggcattgccccaaagaaatcagctcttttacctgtaaaaaaaaatacaaacaaccccccaacagtaaaacccaccacccacacaaccaaccacccaaataaaatcctatctaaataaacttaagctccccattgccctgaaaagggcattagctattttacattgcccaaaccctaagctaaaaataaaacccacccaataaacccttaataaagcctaatactaacccccaaagatccacttacagttttggaagaccggacatccatcctcatccagccgggagaagtcttcatccaagcggcaagaagtcgtccttcaggcgggcagaagtcttcatccagaaggcatcttctatcttcatccttccgacgcggagcggctccatcttcaagacatccggcgcggagcaccctcttcatacagtccaagctgtacactgaaggttccctttaagggacgtcatc from Bombina bombina isolate aBomBom1 chromosome 2, aBomBom1.pri, whole genome shotgun sequence harbors:
- the HSPB3 gene encoding heat shock protein beta-3 translates to MEGVTVRHWVETPVRYQEMFSAGDLDNCKLEHSFYALPGPHCLGLKNSLKEEEVEEKLCHEYKEDITLRIMLDVVQFRPEDIIIQVFEGWLIIKAEHGSRMDEHGFVSRSFTRTYKLPNGTESKDLTAVFCHDGILAVEIKK